The nucleotide sequence TTGTTGAAGAAATTGTAGAAAAGGTCGTTGAAAAGCCAGCCAAAACAACTCCAACAGATGTGAATGGCACGGTATTTAACTATATCAATAAAGAAGAATTGGCGATGCAACGCGGTGCTGTTGGTCGTTTCTTATTAATTTTAGCCGCGTTGTACCGTGTACATAATCAACAGTTTTCTACTGTTTGTAATATTAGAGGCCGCGATCGCTTATATTTTGCTGCCAGTGAAACTGAGCTCACAGCGAGTGGCAGCAGTACTAAACCACGCCAAATACCAGATAGCCCATTTTGGGTGATCACAAACTCGAACACCACACGTAAAAAAATGATGCTGACCGAAGTGGGTCGTGCGTTAGGGTATAACGAGCAAGACGTAGAAAATATTCGCGATTTACTTTAGTGATGTCGGTTGCTTAATCGTATTTTTATCGACGTTGCTTTGCTCGTTGAGCTAATCATTTGATTAAACATATGCTGTTAATTGATATTATTTAATATCAAGGCGGGTTAGAACCGCTATGACTCGTACTCGTAATCTCGACACTTATTTAGGTATTGCAGAAAAACTTAAGTTTTTATAAGGGACAAGGAATTTAAATGACAATTCATCATCATGCTGGCAAACCAGCAAGACCAGAAGACAGAATCAATATCGGTCGCTTAGTGAGTGATTATTTTTTGCAAACACCAAATGTTGATATTGCAGAACAAAAAGTCACTTTTGGTACTTCTGGGCATCGTGGTAACGCGAGTAAATTAAGCTTTAATCAACAACATATTGAAGCTATTTGTCAGGCGGTTGCTGAGTATCGTCAAGCGCAAGGTTTTCAGGGGCCACTTTATTTAGGTAAAGACACCCATGCTTTATCTGAACCTGCTTTCGCTTCTGCTATTTCGGTGTTAATTGCTAACAATGTTCCTGTTGTTATTCAAGATGATGAAGGCTTTACACCAACACCAGTTATTTCACGTTTAATCAT is from Colwellia sp. Arc7-635 and encodes:
- the seqA gene encoding replication initiation negative regulator SeqA, yielding MKNIEIDEELYHHIASNTQYIGESASSILRRLIKLPTQNKATVVAAEADVVEEIVEKVVEKPAKTTPTDVNGTVFNYINKEELAMQRGAVGRFLLILAALYRVHNQQFSTVCNIRGRDRLYFAASETELTASGSSTKPRQIPDSPFWVITNSNTTRKKMMLTEVGRALGYNEQDVENIRDLL